One region of Streptomyces sp. CG4 genomic DNA includes:
- a CDS encoding FAD-dependent oxidoreductase, whose translation MRHRIAVVGSGPGGLAFARVLHRHDHPVTVLERDPAPDARPPGGTLDLHKGLGQLALDKAGLLAEFQALSRPEGQAMRILDTDGTVLRDWQPRPDDRANPEIDRGQLRDLLLGPLDVQWGRGVTQVVPGTRDGVLVQFADGRQETFDLVVGADGAWSRTRPAVSPVTPHYTGVTTVETSLDDVDTRHPDLARLVGEGSLAVYGVNRSLVAQRNSGGHVRVYAQFRAPLDWHTNLDLADAEAVRSSLLALFDGWAAPVLDLLRHGTAFVHRPLYVLPVSHTWTHVPGVTLLGDAAHLMPPLGAGANLAMLEGAELAESIATGPGDLDEAVRAFEEQMWARAGKWAKITTAGLERLVSPDPAEALALFDQVQPS comes from the coding sequence ATGAGACATCGCATCGCAGTGGTCGGGAGCGGTCCCGGCGGCCTTGCCTTCGCCCGCGTCCTGCACCGCCATGACCACCCCGTCACCGTCCTCGAACGCGATCCCGCCCCCGACGCCCGCCCCCCGGGCGGCACGCTGGACCTGCACAAAGGGCTGGGCCAGCTCGCGCTGGACAAGGCGGGGCTGCTGGCGGAGTTCCAGGCGCTGTCCCGTCCCGAGGGGCAGGCCATGCGCATCCTGGACACGGACGGGACCGTCCTGCGCGACTGGCAACCCCGCCCGGACGACCGGGCCAATCCCGAGATCGACCGCGGGCAACTCCGTGACCTGCTGCTCGGCCCTCTCGACGTCCAGTGGGGGCGGGGCGTGACACAGGTGGTGCCGGGGACCCGGGATGGCGTACTGGTCCAATTCGCGGACGGGCGACAGGAGACGTTCGACCTCGTGGTCGGCGCGGACGGCGCCTGGTCCCGGACCCGCCCGGCAGTCTCGCCGGTGACGCCGCACTACACCGGCGTCACCACGGTCGAGACCTCCCTGGACGACGTCGACACCCGCCACCCCGACCTCGCCCGGCTGGTCGGCGAAGGTTCCCTGGCTGTGTACGGCGTGAACCGAAGCCTCGTCGCCCAGCGCAACAGCGGCGGCCACGTCAGGGTGTACGCCCAGTTCCGCGCGCCGCTGGACTGGCACACGAACCTGGACCTGGCCGACGCCGAGGCCGTCAGATCGAGCCTGCTGGCTCTGTTCGACGGCTGGGCCGCTCCCGTCCTCGACCTCCTCCGCCACGGCACCGCTTTCGTCCACCGCCCCCTCTACGTCCTGCCCGTGTCCCACACCTGGACCCACGTCCCCGGGGTGACGCTGCTGGGCGACGCCGCCCACCTGATGCCCCCACTGGGGGCAGGCGCGAACCTCGCGATGCTGGAGGGCGCCGAACTCGCCGAGTCCATCGCCACCGGCCCTGGAGATCTGGACGAGGCCGTCCGTGCCTTCGAGGAACAGATGTGGGCACGGGCCGGCAAGTGGGCGAAGATCACGACGGCCGGTCTGGAACGCCTCGTGAGCCCGGACCCCGCCGAAGCCCTCGCCCTCTTCGACCAAGTCCAGCCATCCTGA
- a CDS encoding MerR family transcriptional regulator — MGLLTIGAFAKASRLSPKALRLYDELGLLTPARVDPVTGYRLYAPEQLDQARLVAWLRRLGMPLARIQHVRTLNAVAAAREVRAFWAQVEADTIARRDLATFLVDHLSRKDPAMSPTAKPLGIRYAALSDTGLVRESNQDTAYAGPRLLAVADGCGSQGAPASAAAVDALKHLETGGVPAGPLLNVLEDVVEQAKQAVHDIAGDGSSSEHTGTTLTAMLWTGSQLALVHIGDSRVYLLREGELFQITHDHTMVQSMVDEGRLSLEEAASHPQRSLLVRALGRGADTTPDMRLHDARRDDRYLLCSDGLSTVVPTQDIHRVLSGTGEPEQAVRELVALANGSGGPDNVSCVVADVLELRQ; from the coding sequence ATGGGGTTGCTGACCATCGGGGCGTTCGCGAAGGCGTCCCGGCTGTCGCCGAAGGCACTGCGTCTCTACGACGAGCTCGGCCTGCTGACCCCCGCCCGCGTCGACCCGGTGACCGGCTACCGCCTCTACGCACCGGAACAGCTGGACCAGGCCCGCCTGGTCGCCTGGCTCCGCCGCCTGGGGATGCCGCTGGCCCGCATCCAGCACGTCCGCACGCTGAACGCGGTGGCGGCGGCCCGGGAGGTCCGCGCGTTCTGGGCCCAGGTCGAGGCCGACACCATCGCACGGCGGGACCTCGCCACCTTCCTCGTCGACCACCTGTCACGGAAGGACCCCGCCATGTCCCCGACCGCCAAGCCCCTGGGCATCCGTTACGCCGCTCTGTCCGACACGGGCCTCGTCCGCGAGAGCAACCAGGACACCGCCTACGCCGGGCCCCGGCTGCTCGCCGTCGCCGACGGCTGCGGCAGCCAAGGAGCCCCGGCCAGCGCAGCCGCCGTCGACGCGCTCAAGCACCTCGAAACCGGCGGCGTCCCGGCCGGCCCTCTCCTCAACGTCCTCGAAGACGTCGTCGAACAGGCCAAGCAGGCCGTGCACGACATCGCCGGGGACGGCTCGTCGTCCGAGCACACCGGCACGACGCTCACCGCGATGCTCTGGACCGGATCCCAGCTGGCCCTCGTCCACATCGGTGACTCCCGCGTCTACCTCCTGCGTGAGGGAGAACTGTTCCAGATCACCCACGACCACACCATGGTCCAGTCGATGGTCGACGAAGGCCGCCTCAGCCTGGAAGAGGCCGCCTCGCACCCGCAGCGGTCGCTGCTGGTCCGGGCCCTGGGCCGAGGAGCCGACACCACACCCGACATGCGCCTCCACGACGCCCGGCGGGACGACCGGTATCTGCTCTGCTCCGACGGCCTGTCGACCGTCGTACCGACCCAGGACATCCACCGAGTGCTCTCCGGGACCGGCGAACCCGAGCAGGCCGTCCGTGAACTCGTCGCCCTCGCCAACGGCTCCGGCGGTCCCGACAACGTCAGCTGCGTGGTCGCCGACGTCCTGGAGCTCCGGCAGTAG
- a CDS encoding TetR/AcrR family transcriptional regulator → MTVWDRPEPPTQPVPLDRERIVATAIALADEGGLEAVSLRKVAARLDAGPMRLYRYIATKEELFDLMVDEVQAEILPEEQPGDWREALRILAHRTRQAALRHAWLADLLGGRPALGPNGLAVTEAKLAALDGLADVDTVMRAVETVSAYFIGAIRREIANLRAERATGLSKRDWQRASGPHVTKMLATGRFPALAKAVYDGTDVDAETSFATGLDWVLDAVAAKLDCPRA, encoded by the coding sequence ATGACTGTGTGGGACCGGCCGGAGCCGCCGACTCAACCCGTGCCGCTCGACCGGGAGCGGATCGTCGCCACCGCCATCGCGCTGGCCGACGAAGGCGGGCTGGAGGCGGTGTCCTTGCGCAAGGTCGCGGCCCGCCTGGACGCCGGTCCGATGCGGCTGTACAGATACATCGCCACCAAGGAGGAGCTGTTCGACCTCATGGTGGACGAGGTCCAGGCCGAGATTCTCCCCGAGGAGCAGCCCGGTGACTGGCGGGAGGCGCTGCGTATCCTCGCCCACCGCACCAGACAGGCCGCTCTCCGCCACGCATGGCTGGCCGACCTGCTCGGCGGCCGCCCGGCCCTGGGCCCGAACGGCCTCGCCGTGACCGAGGCCAAGCTGGCCGCCCTCGACGGCCTCGCCGATGTCGACACCGTCATGCGCGCCGTGGAGACTGTCAGCGCCTACTTCATTGGCGCGATCAGGCGCGAGATCGCGAACCTGCGGGCCGAGCGCGCCACGGGCCTGTCCAAGCGCGACTGGCAGCGCGCCTCCGGCCCGCACGTGACGAAAATGTTGGCCACGGGCCGCTTCCCGGCGCTGGCCAAGGCCGTGTACGACGGCACGGACGTGGATGCCGAGACATCCTTCGCGACCGGCCTGGACTGGGTCCTCGACGCCGTGGCCGCCAAACTCGACTGCCCGCGGGCGTGA
- a CDS encoding helix-turn-helix domain-containing protein: MASLNVGNLGDYLREQRRNAQLSLRQLADAAGVSNPYLSQIERGLRKPSAEVLQQVAKALRISAETLYVRAGILDAERDRDEVETRAVILADPSLNERQKQVLLQIYESFRKENGFGGGEPDAAGEPAQDAGVHTDGTDTADTADVSDTDAGPRRTAG; this comes from the coding sequence ATGGCATCGCTGAACGTCGGCAATCTCGGTGACTACCTGCGCGAGCAGCGGCGGAACGCCCAGCTCTCGCTGCGGCAGCTCGCCGACGCCGCCGGGGTGTCCAATCCGTACCTGAGCCAGATCGAGCGCGGGCTGCGCAAGCCCAGCGCGGAGGTGCTCCAGCAGGTCGCCAAGGCCCTGCGCATCTCCGCCGAGACGCTGTACGTCCGCGCCGGCATCCTCGACGCCGAGCGGGATCGCGACGAGGTGGAAACGCGCGCGGTCATCCTCGCCGACCCCTCGCTCAACGAGCGGCAGAAGCAGGTGCTGCTCCAGATCTACGAGTCCTTCCGCAAGGAGAACGGATTCGGGGGCGGAGAGCCCGACGCGGCCGGGGAACCGGCACAGGACGCGGGTGTGCACACCGACGGCACCGATACGGCCGATACGGCCGACGTGAGCGACACCGATGCCGGTCCGCGGCGGACGGCCGGATAA